In the genome of Oncorhynchus mykiss isolate Arlee chromosome 30, USDA_OmykA_1.1, whole genome shotgun sequence, the window TGAAGCGGTGGGCAAGTCAGTGCACCATAAAAAAaaagactgtgagagagagagagagagagagagagagacagagagagagagtgtgtgtgagagagagagagagagagagtgtgtgtgtgagagagagagagagagtgtgtgagagagagagagagagagagagagagagagagagagagaaagagagagagagggagtgtgtgtgagagagagtgagtgtgtgagagacggagagcaaaagagagagaaaaagagagtgtgagagagggagagagagagaaaaaaagagtgtgagagagggagagagcagaattGTGAAACCAAAACCTTCCTTGTTTCTAAAACGGGCCTGATCTGCATCAAGCAGATTGAGTGTGATCGTAACTCTCAACCACTTGACTTGCCCGTTCTGTCAGACAAAATAGTGGTAGTAAAAAAGTAATAGTAATCTAGGAAAACAATATGAGTTTATTAGTCAAGTTGAAGGAAGAGACAGGTTCAGATAGGTTCCTGTGTCAAATCTAGAAGCTGGTTGTGTGAATGACATAAAAGCTGGCACAGCAaatactagactatatatacttatatatacTTATACTATATCATACCAACTCTCCAACATGAGCATTTTAATGTGTAGGCCATGCATACTGTCTGGTCTCTGTCTACGAGATGAATCACACGTTAAATGTACACGTCTTTCGGACATTAAGAGCAAAATGTGTTACATTATTTTAGTCACATTAGAGGGGATGGCTACACCTCAGACAACTCCTCCTCTCAGCCCTTCCACCATATACACCACTGCTTTATTCAGCCTGTATATCCGGTTAGACAGTGGGATATGAGTGTGTTAGTGGCTCTACAACACCATGTCATTCAAAGATTTCAATGCTCAAACACAGAAATGaataaatgttctgatctgtgaCCCAGACTGTATAGCAGAAATGTGAAAATGTATAGCCTAATCATAGGATTTTGCAAATAACTAATAATAAACATTCCCTTCACAGGTGAAATCCTAGACAGAAACCTGAACGAAGTGCACGAGAACTTACTTATCCTTCTTTTATCTGCCCAACCAAGAAATAGTCATCCTACTTTCTATACTGAGAGCAGATGGAGCCCATGTCAGTATCTCTAAATGGGAGCACGGAGACAGTGGAGGATGGCCATACAGCCTCCCTAGAGGGGGCGCTGATACACAAGGGCCTGAGGCGCAAGAGAGAGTTCATTCCAGAGGAGAAGAAGGACGTCACATACTGGGAGAAGCGTCGCAAGAACAACGAGGCGGCCAAGCGCtcgagggagaagaggagggtaaaCGATTATGTGCTGGAGAGCCGCCTGGCGGCCATGAACAAAGAGAACGCCCGGTTGAACACAGAACTGCTGGCCCTCAAACTCCACTTTGGCCTGGTGAGCCCTGCGGGCTATGCTGCCCACCAGAGCAGCCTGCTACGGCTCCACCATGCCCATACCCACAGCCCTCATTCTCCGCCACCCAGCAGCCCAACCCAGCCCCTGGACAAGGACGTCTACTGGGGTAGGAGGCCCAGCTACAGAGACCCCTCTACTTTGCCAAATTACCACCACCTACCCCCTGTCCAGACTGGACAACTGGCTCCTGCCATGATCAATCCACATGCTCTACCAACTAGAAGGGCCTATCCATACTTCTTAGAAATTCCTGGTGTTGTCCACCCTGAAAACTCATCCTCCCTTCTCCTGCCCCcgcttctcccctctcccctattGTCCTGGACGGGGGTTCCCCTGCTGAGGCCCACCCCTAGGAGAGGGGGTTCagatgaggagggagaacagcAGGTCCCAGCAGCCTCCTCCAGTGCTGCATTACCGCACAAGTTGAGGCTGAAGACCATCAGTGCTCCTACTGTCCACAGGGATGTCAGAGACAGGGCCTCCCCCCCGCTCCCGCTCtatgtatctgactgactgaccacaTAGCACATGGCACAGCAGCACAGAGCAGACCAACCACAGCACTGAGAACATGAAGGATCCATGCTCTTAGCGCTGTAACATTGACACCAAATTTACAGAAATGCATTATGTCAACTTAAAACAGACATTTGTCTTTTGATTTATTTTCTGAAAGTTGTTGCTTCTCAGGTTTCACCATGCTTCCTTACTGCCCAAGTTAACTGGATTAAATACAATGTACAATACTTTACTGGCAATCATGCTGAACTAGCTGGACTTTGGGATGAAGCTATGTTTCATAGTACTGAGGGACTCTGGGGTGGTGGATGGAattgatcttttttttttaattgaatcaAGTGTTTACGTTACTGTGTGGGTAATGTTAAGGTtttgttggctggctggctggctggctggctggtatAGCAAGATAGCACTGTGGTTCAGTGCCTCTCTGGAGTG includes:
- the LOC110521440 gene encoding nuclear factor interleukin-3-regulated protein-like — protein: MEPMSVSLNGSTETVEDGHTASLEGALIHKGLRRKREFIPEEKKDVTYWEKRRKNNEAAKRSREKRRVNDYVLESRLAAMNKENARLNTELLALKLHFGLVSPAGYAAHQSSLLRLHHAHTHSPHSPPPSSPTQPLDKDVYWGRRPSYRDPSTLPNYHHLPPVQTGQLAPAMINPHALPTRRAYPYFLEIPGVVHPENSSSLLLPPLLPSPLLSWTGVPLLRPTPRRGGSDEEGEQQVPAASSSAALPHKLRLKTISAPTVHRDVRDRASPPLPLYVSD